A region of the Chloroflexota bacterium genome:
AAAGAGTTTTCCTGCGGAGGGGAAGCCCCTCCGCACCTCCCCTTTCAGGGTGCGACCGCCCGTGGAGGGAAAAAGCGACAGGCGGGGGCCTCGCCCATGCTGTTCAGTTGATGCGAATAGGGATGAGCGAAACCATGGACGAGAGGACATACCCATCGGACGGCCGAGAGGCGGCGACGCAGCCATCGACGGATGTCGTCATCCGGCTGGAGGGGATCACGAAGGTGTACCGCATGGGCGACATCGAGGTGCACGCCCTGCGGGGGATCTCCCTGGAGGTTCGGCGCGGCGAGTTCATGGCCATCATGGGCCCATCGGGCTCCGGCAAATCGACGCTGATGAACATCCTGGGCTGCCTGGATCAGCCCACCAGCGGCCGATACTGGCTGGAGGGCGAGGACGTCTCTCAGATGGATGACGACCGGCTGGCGGAGATACGCAATCGGCGCATCGGGTTCGTGTTCCAGTCGTTCAACCTGCTTCCCCGCACAACGGCGCTGGACAACGTGGAGCTGCCGTTGATCTACGCGGGCGCCCGCGACCGCCGAGAGCGGGCCCGGGCCGCCCTGGAGGCCGTCGGATTGGGCGATCGGCTGCATCACCACCCCAACGAACTCTCGGGCGGGCAACAGCAGCGCGTGGCCATCGCCCGAGCCCTGGTCAACGAGCCCGCCATCATCCTGGCCGACGAGCCCACCGGCAACCTGGACTCCAAGTCGGGCGAGGAGATCATGGGGATTTTCCAGCGCTTGAACGAGGAGAAGGGGATCACCGTCGTGGTGGTCACCCATGAGCCGGATATCGCCGCGCATACCCGGCGGATCGTGCGGCTGCAAGATGGGCTGGTGATCTCCGATGAGCCCGTCCTCCACCCGATCCGCGCCGGCGAGGGCGCACACGGCATGCCGATACCTCCCATCACGGAGCGCGAGGTCGAGAGGCAACCATGAAGCTGAAAGAGTCCATGCGCATCGCGCTGCGTGCGCTATCCGCCAACAAGCTACGCTCCGCGCTGACCATGCTGGGCATCATCATCGGGGTCGGCGCGGTGATCACGCTGCTCTCCGTGGGCAAGGGCGTGGAGAATTACGTCATCAGCCAGTTCCAGAGCATCGGGTCCAATCTGCTGTTCGTGGTGCCCGGGCGCCTGGAGGAGGGCGGCCCCCACCCCAGGCGGCAGACCGTGCGGCCGCTCACCATGGGGGACGCGGAGGCGATCGCCGATCCGTTCAACGTCCCAGACGCCATCGCGGTCGCGCCCGAGCTCAGCCGCTACACCAACGTGACGCGCGGCAAGCACGACGCCTACCCACAGGTCAGGGGCGTGACGCCCGAATTCGAGCAGGTGCGCGACTGGCACCCGGCGGAGGGGAGCTTCATCACCCACGAGGACGTGGTGTCCCACGCCCGGGTGGCCGTGCTGGGTACCACCGTGGTGGATCGGCTATTCGAGGACGACGAATACCCCATCGGACAGACTATCCGGATCAACAACATCCTCTTCCGCGTCGTCGGCGTGATGGAGAAACGGGGCGGATCGGGCTTCGGCGACGAGGACAATACCGTCTTCGTCCCGATCACCACAGCGCAAACGCGCCTGTTCCCCAGCCGCACCGTATCCGGCGAGTATCAGGTCTCCGTGATCTACGTGCAGGCGGTCTCGGAGGACCGCATGGAGGCCGCGCAGCAGGAGATCACCGATCTGCTTCGCCGACGCCATAACATCGCCTATCAGGACGACGACGATTTCACCGTCATCAACCAGGCGGACATCATCTCCGTCTTCGGCGAGATCACCGGGATGCTCACGCTGTTCCTGGGCGCCATCGCCGCCATCTCCCTGCTGGTCGGGGGCATCGGCATCATGAACATCATGCTGGTCAGCGTCACCGAGCGGACCCGGGAGATCGGGCTGCGCAAAGCGGTGGGCGCCAAGCGGCGCGACATCCTCCTGCAGTTCCTGATCGAGGCCATCGTCCTGTCCATGATCGGCGGCTTCGTGGGCATCCTGTTGGGAGCCGCAGGAGCCCTGGCGATCTCACAACTGGCCAAGGACTTACACACCACGGTCACACCACAGTCCGTGCTGCTCGCCACCGGATTCTCCGCCGTGGTGGGGCTGTTCTTCGGCATTTACCCGGCCACCCGCGCCGCCCGGCTGAACCCGATCGAAGCGCTGCGATATGAGTAGCTCGACGCCAAGGGAGGCGTACCATGAAACGCGCCATTTTGATCGCTTCCGCCATCGTGATCGTGATCGTCGGCGTACTGGCCGGCCTGTACGTCACACGCGGCGCGCTGCCGCTGCCCTGGATCGCTCCAACGACGGAGCCTACGAGCACGCCTATCCCTACGGCGACCCCCACTCCAGCGGAGGCCGCCGTCCAGGAGGAGCCCACCCCTACGCCGGCCCCGGCGACGCCCACACCGGCCTCCGCGAAAGCGGAGACGCCCACCCGGGCGGTCACGCCCACGCCACAGCCGACGCGTAGGCCGACGGCCACACCCACCCCACGACTGATCCGCTTCAAGGCGTTCGTCGCTCCCCTGCGCACGGAACTGAAGGCCGCCCCCCGGCCGGACGCGGAGACGGTGGCTCAGGTGCGCGGGGGACAGGTGCTGGAGATGGTGGGACGGTCCGACCCGCCCACCTGGGTGCTGGTGATCTATCCGCCCGACAGCGACGGGCGCGCCTGGATCCCGGTGGACCAGCTGCGAATCTACAACGACATCATGTTGCTGCCCGTGATGGGCGAGGCGGCCGCCGTGTTGATCACGCCCACGCCATCGGAGACGCCGGGCGTCAGCACCCCTGAGGCCGAACAGCCCGTGACGACGCCGCCGCCCACCGGCCTGATCGCCCGGATCACGGCCGACGTGCTGAACGTGCGCGCCGGCCCCGGCACCAACTACGCCATCGTCAGTAAGCTACGCGACGGTGATCAGGTGCAGATCACCGGACGGAACGAGGATGGCACCTGGCTTCAGATCATCTACGATGAGGCCACCGAGGCGCGCGGCTGGATCTTCGCCGAGTATGCCGAGGTCAACGGCGACCCCATGGAGGCGCCGGTGGCGACGACCACCGCACAACCGGCGGCCACCCGGCCACGCCGCGGCAAGTTCACCGGCAAGCTGGCCATCCTGACCCGAAGCGGCGGCGACCTGTACCTGGTCAATGCGGATGGCAGCGGCCTGCGCCATATCACCTCCGGCGTCCTGGACCCGGACCTCTCCCCGGATGGCAAGCGCATCGCCTACACCCGCTGGCCGGGCGGCCCCGAGCCGGAAGGGATCTACGTCCGCGACCTGACCAACGACAACGAGTGGCGGCAATGGGGCACGCATCTGCCGCGCACGCCCGACTGGTCTCCGGACGGGCGCTACCTGGTCTTCTCCTTCCAGAAGGGAGGCCGAGAGGGATACCTGGAGCTGAAGTTTGGGCCGTGGACCTTCAACCTGCCGCCATCCCCCAACTGGCGTCTGGGGCATGTGGACACCTGGACCGGTGAGTATCGCGATGTGCCCTCGCTGCTCTACAGCCGCAACCCGAGCTGGGCGC
Encoded here:
- a CDS encoding ABC transporter ATP-binding protein — translated: MDERTYPSDGREAATQPSTDVVIRLEGITKVYRMGDIEVHALRGISLEVRRGEFMAIMGPSGSGKSTLMNILGCLDQPTSGRYWLEGEDVSQMDDDRLAEIRNRRIGFVFQSFNLLPRTTALDNVELPLIYAGARDRRERARAALEAVGLGDRLHHHPNELSGGQQQRVAIARALVNEPAIILADEPTGNLDSKSGEEIMGIFQRLNEEKGITVVVVTHEPDIAAHTRRIVRLQDGLVISDEPVLHPIRAGEGAHGMPIPPITEREVERQP
- a CDS encoding FtsX-like permease family protein — encoded protein: MKLKESMRIALRALSANKLRSALTMLGIIIGVGAVITLLSVGKGVENYVISQFQSIGSNLLFVVPGRLEEGGPHPRRQTVRPLTMGDAEAIADPFNVPDAIAVAPELSRYTNVTRGKHDAYPQVRGVTPEFEQVRDWHPAEGSFITHEDVVSHARVAVLGTTVVDRLFEDDEYPIGQTIRINNILFRVVGVMEKRGGSGFGDEDNTVFVPITTAQTRLFPSRTVSGEYQVSVIYVQAVSEDRMEAAQQEITDLLRRRHNIAYQDDDDFTVINQADIISVFGEITGMLTLFLGAIAAISLLVGGIGIMNIMLVSVTERTREIGLRKAVGAKRRDILLQFLIEAIVLSMIGGFVGILLGAAGALAISQLAKDLHTTVTPQSVLLATGFSAVVGLFFGIYPATRAARLNPIEALRYE
- a CDS encoding SH3 domain-containing protein encodes the protein MKRAILIASAIVIVIVGVLAGLYVTRGALPLPWIAPTTEPTSTPIPTATPTPAEAAVQEEPTPTPAPATPTPASAKAETPTRAVTPTPQPTRRPTATPTPRLIRFKAFVAPLRTELKAAPRPDAETVAQVRGGQVLEMVGRSDPPTWVLVIYPPDSDGRAWIPVDQLRIYNDIMLLPVMGEAAAVLITPTPSETPGVSTPEAEQPVTTPPPTGLIARITADVLNVRAGPGTNYAIVSKLRDGDQVQITGRNEDGTWLQIIYDEATEARGWIFAEYAEVNGDPMEAPVATTTAQPAATRPRRGKFTGKLAILTRSGGDLYLVNADGSGLRHITSGVLDPDLSPDGKRIAYTRWPGGPEPEGIYVRDLTNDNEWRQWGTHLPRTPDWSPDGRYLVFSFQKGGREGYLELKFGPWTFNLPPSPNWRLGHVDTWTGEYRDVPSLLYSRNPSWAPDGRRIVYRGDRGLEITTLSGPSQALSKDLGHENPAWSPTGGLIVFEYKHPDHADIFAMNEDGTGIRALTTPDPLAERPANNVSPAWSPDGQWIAFLTDRNGQWEVWIMRPDGSEQQPLFPGGLPGITIQHQSVGERLLSWSR